The following are encoded together in the Rhinopithecus roxellana isolate Shanxi Qingling chromosome 5, ASM756505v1, whole genome shotgun sequence genome:
- the LOC104678427 gene encoding divergent paired-related homeobox-like has product MPGSEDLCKGKDQMHSHRKRTMFTKKQLEDLNILFNENPYPNPSLQKEMASKIDIYPTVLQVWFKNHRAKLKKAKCKHIHQKQETPQPPVPEGGVTTRVSPRNADTLPRLPRAAHPISLVYTGQQVPSFQLILYPNLKVSANDFVGHRIVHFGCCQDPNIYCLYPILESQVCAPSFHAGSSACSSLQSRER; this is encoded by the coding sequence ATGCCAGGCTCAGAGGATCTTTGTAAAGGCAAGGACCAGATGCATTCACACAGAAAACGAACCATGTTCACTAAGAAGCAACTGGAAGATCTGAACATCTTGTTCAATGAGAACCCATACCCAAACCCCAGCCTTCAGAAAGAAATGGCCTCGAAAATAGACATATACCCAACAGTACTGCAGGTCTGGTTCAAGAATCACAGAGCAAAACTCAAGAAAGCCAAATGCAAGCATAttcatcaaaaacaagaaactcCACAACCGCCAGTACCAGAGGGTGGGGTTACCACCAGAGTCAGCCCGAGAAATGCAGACACACTACCCAGATTGCCCCGTGCTGCTCACCCGATCAGCCTGGTGTACACGGGTCAACAAGTCCCCTCATTCCAGCTCATCCTGTACCCCAACCTCAAGGTGTCTGCAAATGACTTCGTTGGCCACAGAATAGTCCATTTTGGCTGCTGCCAAGATCCTAATATATATTGCCTCTACCCCATTTTGGAATCCCAAGTTTGCGCTCCAAGCTTCCATGCTGGGTCTTCTGCCTGTTCATCTCTCCAAAGTCGAGAGAgatga